TTCTTTTCTAAACTCTTAGAATTTATACCAAAGGAAGATAGAATTTCTTGCAACATAACCGAACTTTCAAGAGTGTTGAGCGAAAACTCTAAATGATATCCTGTTTTTCCCTCGCCAGTATCGCTACTTTCGGGCAAACTTAAACTACCGCCTACCAAAAAACAAGCTTTAACAAATGTTTTTTTGCAACAATCGTCTTCGCACATATATTTTTCTACGCTTTTTGCAATTTGAGTTAAGCCGTCTTGGTCGTAATACAAGACCTTACAGTCGTTAAGCAGTTGGGAATTTATTAACGTTATGACATATTTTACCCGTGTTTTGCTAAGTTGTTCTACCACAATGTCGCTTTGTTGGTTGTACAGTTTGAGCGTAAGAGAACAAATATATTTTATGTAATCTAAATTTGCCGAAGTTATACAAAAACCCAGCCCTTGTTGATTAATGACTATTTCACTATTTAATATTGAGGTAGCCAAAAAAACCTGCATACAACAGGGAGAAATTTTCTGTTGTTGCAGTTTTTCTAGTGTTTCATCTTTAACTATTTGCGAGAACGTTTTCATTTCTATCCTTACAAAATATAATTATTAGCAAAATAAGGCTTATAACATAATGTTAAGTTTGCCTTTAATTTATTAGCAACTTAATATTTTATAATCTTTAAATTGGTTAGATATTAGTAATTTATTTTAGTTGGTAATTAGATGCCCTTAATTAGTTAGTTAATTAGCAAATTTATTCTATTAGTTATATCTATAAATTAACTATCTTTTAATAAACGACACTTCTTTGTCCCAGTTTACAATCTTATCTTTGTTGAGTTTAAGCCTATCCACAACGCCAAGCGGAACGGTAAAATCGCCCACCCTATCACACCTATGAGCGTCCGAATTGACAATAAAGTTTGTGCCTAAATCTTGTAACTGCAAGACTTGTTGGTCGCTCATACTTACTTTCTTGCCGTTAAGCTCCATCAACACGCCATAATCAAGAGCAGCCTTGCCGACTTCTACTATATCCATAGGCAGAGCGTAACAAGGGTGCGAAATAATATTTACCCTACCGTGCTTGATAGCGTTAATAAAAGTCGAGGTATATAGTTTAATTTCACTTTTGCTAAAATAATGTAGTTCGCAAAAAAAACCGGGAAGGTTGTACCTAAACATATCTATAAAATCTTTTGCCCAAACACCCTTGTGAAAGCCTGCGATAATATAATCAAAGTTATCGTAGTCTTCGGGGCGTAAATCTATCGAACCGCTTGAAGAATAAATATTAGTTTCAATACCGTAGTATAATTTAATCTGCGGGTATTTTATTTTAAGTTCTTCTAATTTTTGCCGAGCTAGTGGTATTTCTTTTCGAGTTAACCCAAATGCAACGTGTCTTAGCCCGTGGTCGGTAATGCCAAATTGTTTTAAGCCTTTGTCAACCGCAGCGCTAACCATATCTTCCATTTTGTTTTTTCCGTCGCTAAACTTAGTATGAGCGTGAAAATCTCCAAAAATCATTTGTTATCTCCTAAACTGTTTACTTGGTAATACTTCTTTTATTGTAACACATTTTAGGGAAATTTTTTCATACTTTAACAAAAAATAATAATACTTTTTTCATTTTTATAAAAATTTGTCGTTATTATTATTTTACTTTATAAAAACAACTTCTTTAACAAGTTTAACTTGATATTTAGTAAAAATATTATTTTGAATTATTTCTATCAATTTAACTACGTCTTGACTTGTGGCGTGTCCGCAATTTACAATAAATCCCGAATGAATTGGGCTAATTTGAGCGTCGCCGACTTTAATGCCTTTAAGCCCGGCAAGCTCGATTAATTTTGCCGGAATTATCTCGCCTTGTCGCAAAAAAATACTGCCCGAACTTGGATAATTTAACGGTTGAGTCGCTAATTTTTGTCTTTTTAATTGCGTTATCTTTTCTTCTATGGCATTTCTATCGCCTTTTTTTAATTTAAATTTAACTTTTAGCGCTATTTTATCGCTGTCTTTAATCAATGAAGTTCGGTAATTAAACTTCAATTCGCTTGCCGAATACCACCTTGTGACATATCCGTCGGTTAGTAATGCCGAACTAACTATATCGCAAATCTCTTGCCCAAAGCAACCGCAATTACTTGTAACGCCACCGCCGACCGAGCCGGGCAAAGTCGCTAAAAATTCCGCTCCGCTAAGTTGCCGTTTGAGGCAGAGCTGAGCTACTTGGGCAAGCGGAGCGCCTGCGCACGCAACCACGCTGTCGCCATAACTAGCTATGCTAGAAAAATTATTTGCAAGCAAAACAATTACGCCGTCGTAGTCCCCGCAGGCTATACAGTTGCTACCTCGTCCTAAAACAAAGTACTTAGTTTTGCTTTCTTTAAGAATATTAATAAGTTGTATTATTTGTCTTACTAAATAAGGTTCGACAACCAATAAAGCTTTTCCGCCTACTTTCATTGTCGTAAGGCTAGAAAAGTCAACGTCGTGTCTTATTACTAAATTCTCAATTTGTTGGTAAGCTGTAATCATATTCCCCCAAACACTCTTTGCAATTATTTAAAGTAAGTAAATATAAATTTTATAAATAGTTAGCATTATTGTATATTTTCTAAATAATAACTGACATTTCTATCGGCATTTAAAAACATTTAAGCAAATATTTCTTTATATCGACGCTATCGTCATATAAGCCCAGCAAGCTTTCTTGCCTTAATTTATCTATAATCGCTATGTCGCAAAAGGCATTAATAACATAGGGGCAAACAAGCGCTCGCTCGCAAGCTGATAGATGTCCCTCTTGATAAATTGTTATGTCAAGAGGCGACAGCACGCCATAATTTGCCAACCTTTTTTGCGTTTCTTGGCAGGTAACTAGCTCGATTAAATTTGTGCATTGCCTAACTTTTGTTGTGAAAGAACTTATTGCAAAACACATAATAAGGTCGGTAAATTCGCCTAGTGGTTCGACTAAAATTTCGCCTATTCGGTTACTTCTAATTCTTCCTTCTATGCGAGAAATATCACGTTGCGTAGCTAGTAAAACGTTACACTCGCCGTTTATGAACCCGCTAAACGCCTTGTATTGACTCTCTTTTGGGCAAAAGGTATTAGGCATACTTTTGTCCGGTCGTGAAGACGTGGCAAGGTAGAGGGCTGTAAGAGGGCTAGAAAACTCGCTGTAACCACTGCAAAATGCGTTGACAGCTAGGACGTTTTTACCGACTTTTCTATCGCTAGAAAGCGTAAAAATTCTATCTTTAAGCGTAGTAAAATTAGATGTTTGGTCGCAAAAAGACTTGGTCGCAATTAGGCTATAACAACCTATTAAATACGGCACGGCAAACATCTTGCCACTGACTTCGCCTACGCTTTGAAAGCAATCCTTGGCAAATACTGCGCCTTCGTAGGCTTGTAAATAGGGCAAAAATTTAGCGCCCGAACCAGCCGAAAATGATAATATGTCAAAACGTTCACCTTTGCTAAGTTTATCTAACGCTTGATTATATGTCAATATGTCAATATGAACATAAGAACCTAAGTAAATATGTTCATATTTACTTACAAGATTTTTAAGAATATTTCCGCAACTGACGTTACCGCCCTCAAAACTGTCTATGTGCCAAACCGTAATAATGCTGTCATATTTTTTGCCGTCTATTCCCGACTCGTTTTGAAATGGCAAATACGCCACGCCTAAAAGCAAAGTAAACACAAAAATTAAAAGGATAATAATTGAAATAATTTCTTTTTTCATACCCCTATCTTATGAAAGAAAACCGCAATTTACCACGCTAAAAACCAAAAATAAAGTTTAAAAAACTTGTCGAAAATAATAAGACAAAAATATATATAGTTAAACAAAAAACATTATAATTTGCAAATGTCAAAATAACGCAAAAAATAACAAATTTTGCAACTGTAAAAATTTGAAAAATTGTTAATTATTCTTTTTTATATAATTTAAAATTGGGTAAACAAAAATTTATTATACTATTTCTAACATAAAAAAAATTATGGGGTTTACAATTACAAAAAAATGTAGTAGAATAATTACGCATATTACCTTAGGAGGGTTAGTTATGAAACTTAATTACAAGAAAACTTTTTTGGTAGGCTTGGCATTTTTCTTAATATGCGCCTTTTGGTCTACTTACGATTCTTTGGTTGCGCTTACGCTGACAAATAAATATGGTATGAGCCACACCCTCTCGGGCGTAATTATGGCGCTTGACAACATACTTGCCTTATTTATGCTACCATTGTTTGGCGCATTGTCGGATAAAGCCGACGGCAAAATCGCTAAGAAGTTTGGCAAACGCACGCCATTTATCGTAATAGGTACGGTAATAGCCGTCGTTTGCTTTTTCTTTATGTCGGTTGCCGACGCCGGGCAAGCTACCAAAATGCAAAGCTATTCTAATCCGCAAACAGTATCTAGTGTAATGTGGGAAGAAAATCGTGAAATAGATAACCCTTACTTCAATTACACTTACACTAAGATGGATAAACTTTACAAAAAAACCGACGCTACTAAATATTTTGATACTACGATTGAAAAAGGCACGCTTAAACAACTCTATATAGGCGAGGCTGAAATACCATTTGAAAATTTAATTTTTCCTGCTTCGAGCGATGAAAAATTAACCGACGAACAGAAAAAAGAGATAACCGCTCAAAAACAACTATATAGCGACCTTGTTATCCCCGTAAGAGACGCTTACGCAAAGAGCGTGACTATGGACAACCCCGCAAGTTTAATCGCCTTTATCGCAATATTATTCTTCGCCTTGCTATCTATGGCTACCTTCCGTAGTCCTGCCGTTGCGTTAATGCCTGCAATTACAATTAAACCCTTGCGCAGTAAAGCTAACGCTATTATCAACATTATGGGCGTAATAGGCGGTTCGATAATACTTGGTCTAGGTATGGTAATAGGCACAGGTAACGCAAGCAACGCTCTTATGAGTTACATACCTATGATAGGTATAACTTGTATAATTATGGTTGTTGCGTTAATAGTCTTTATCCTTACCGTAAGAGAACCTAAACTTTGCGCTGAAATGGAAGCCGAAACTGCAAAATACGGTCTTGACAAAGAAAAAGATATTGTCGTCGACCAAACCGGCAAGCAAAAACTTGGCAAAGCAAGAATTAAATCTTTGGTCTTTATGATGTTGTCAATTATGTTCTGGTTCTTTGGTTATAACGCCGTAACAAGCAAATATTCGGTTTACGCTTCGGTTGTGCTTAACGTGGACTTCAACTTTACTCTTTTAATCGCTCAAATAGCCGCTTTAATCGCATTCTTCCCGGCTGGGTTACTCGCTAGCAAGATTGGGCGTAAAAAAACAATTATGGGCGGAATAATCATACTTACC
The sequence above is a segment of the Clostridia bacterium genome. Coding sequences within it:
- the whiA gene encoding DNA-binding protein WhiA; this encodes MKTFSQIVKDETLEKLQQQKISPCCMQVFLATSILNSEIVINQQGLGFCITSANLDYIKYICSLTLKLYNQQSDIVVEQLSKTRVKYVITLINSQLLNDCKVLYYDQDGLTQIAKSVEKYMCEDDCCKKTFVKACFLVGGSLSLPESSDTGEGKTGYHLEFSLNTLESSVMLQEILSSFGINSKSLEKKDSYIVYIKESDAISDCLKLFNASQSMFKVEDLKINRSMRNKANRQANCTIANIDKSTESANKQMQAIHLLIAQGKMNLLDDKLKQFAEARIEHPYATIAELATLLNITKSGAVHRMNKLLDLAKEEY
- a CDS encoding PHP domain-containing protein is translated as MIFGDFHAHTKFSDGKNKMEDMVSAAVDKGLKQFGITDHGLRHVAFGLTRKEIPLARQKLEELKIKYPQIKLYYGIETNIYSSSGSIDLRPEDYDNFDYIIAGFHKGVWAKDFIDMFRYNLPGFFCELHYFSKSEIKLYTSTFINAIKHGRVNIISHPCYALPMDIVEVGKAALDYGVLMELNGKKVSMSDQQVLQLQDLGTNFIVNSDAHRCDRVGDFTVPLGVVDRLKLNKDKIVNWDKEVSFIKR
- the murB gene encoding UDP-N-acetylmuramate dehydrogenase; translation: MITAYQQIENLVIRHDVDFSSLTTMKVGGKALLVVEPYLVRQIIQLINILKESKTKYFVLGRGSNCIACGDYDGVIVLLANNFSSIASYGDSVVACAGAPLAQVAQLCLKRQLSGAEFLATLPGSVGGGVTSNCGCFGQEICDIVSSALLTDGYVTRWYSASELKFNYRTSLIKDSDKIALKVKFKLKKGDRNAIEEKITQLKRQKLATQPLNYPSSGSIFLRQGEIIPAKLIELAGLKGIKVGDAQISPIHSGFIVNCGHATSQDVVKLIEIIQNNIFTKYQVKLVKEVVFIK
- a CDS encoding MFS transporter, yielding MKLNYKKTFLVGLAFFLICAFWSTYDSLVALTLTNKYGMSHTLSGVIMALDNILALFMLPLFGALSDKADGKIAKKFGKRTPFIVIGTVIAVVCFFFMSVADAGQATKMQSYSNPQTVSSVMWEENREIDNPYFNYTYTKMDKLYKKTDATKYFDTTIEKGTLKQLYIGEAEIPFENLIFPASSDEKLTDEQKKEITAQKQLYSDLVIPVRDAYAKSVTMDNPASLIAFIAILFFALLSMATFRSPAVALMPAITIKPLRSKANAIINIMGVIGGSIILGLGMVIGTGNASNALMSYIPMIGITCIIMVVALIVFILTVREPKLCAEMEAETAKYGLDKEKDIVVDQTGKQKLGKARIKSLVFMMLSIMFWFFGYNAVTSKYSVYASVVLNVDFNFTLLIAQIAALIAFFPAGLLASKIGRKKTIMGGIIILTASFAVASFMGAGTSSIVMSLLFVLAGISWAAINVNSLPMVVELATGADVGKFTGFYYTASMAAQTLTPIISGALMEALDMRSVLFPYGAIFVALSFVTMIFVMHGDSKPEANKGLDALAEPEELLEVSDSPTSK